GCTGGTCAGCTACGAGAAGACCGGCGGCGGCTACGTGACCGCGGTGATCCGCGGCGACGTGGCGGCGGTGAAGGCCGCCTGCGACGCGGGACAGACCGCCGCGGCGCGCGTGGGCGAGATGGTGGCCGTCCACATCATCGCGCGTCCGCACGCCAACGTGGACCTGGTGATCCCCCTCGGCCGTCAGGCCGAGCCGGCCAAGTCCAAGTAGGGGGCGGCCGTGAACCTGGCCGTGGTGCTGGGCACGGTGGTGGCCACGCGCAAGGAGCCGAGCCTGGACGGGCTGAAGTTCCTGCTCCTGGGGCAGCTCGGTCCCGACGGGACGGCCACCGGCGGCACGGTGGTGGCCGCCGACGCCGTGGGCGCCGGCGTGGGCGAGAAGGTGCTCTACGC
Above is a window of Candidatus Latescibacterota bacterium DNA encoding:
- a CDS encoding EutN/CcmL family microcompartment protein, whose protein sequence is MNLAVVLGTVVATRKEPSLDGLKFLLLGQLGPDGTATGGTVVAADAVGAGVGEKVLYASGSSARQTRVTENRPCDAVVMAIVDSWEIEGEERYRKGRDD
- a CDS encoding BMC domain-containing protein; translated protein: MADALGMIETRCFPAMVEAADAMVKAARVELVSYEKTGGGYVTAVIRGDVAAVKAACDAGQTAAARVGEMVAVHIIARPHANVDLVIPLGRQAEPAKSK